The nucleotide window TCCCTGTCACTGACAATGGAGTGAGGTATGCCATGAAGCTTGACAATGTGTTCCATAAACAGCTAAGCTATGGACTATGCTGTATATGGATATTTCACTaggacaaaatgagcaaatttGGTTAGTCTATCCACCACTACCATAATGACACTATAACCGTGAGCTTTTGGGAGACcctcaatgaaatccatggacaAGTCCATCCAGACACCTTTAGGTATTGGTAAGGGTTGTAGGAGGTCTGCTGGTAGAAAATTGGAATGTTTAGCCTGTTGGTAGATGTTGCATTGCCTAATGAAATCTTCTACTGCTTTTTTCATCCCCTTCCAAGCAAAGTGGTTTTTCAATCTATGATATGTTGCTTTGGTTCTAGAATATCCCCCAAGAGCACTAGAATGAAAAGTGGCCAGTAGCTTGGTTTGTAGGGCAGAGTTGTTGGCAATCCATATTTTGGACTTGTACCTGATGATGCCATTTTCCAGACTATAGCCAGCAGTATTGGGGCTCTGAATAGCTAACTGTTGCAGTAACTCCTGAGCTCTAGGGTCAGTGAGATAGGAGTTAGTGACTTCTTGAATCTAGTCTGGTGTCACCATGTAGACAGCTTGAAGTGCAAATAGATGAGGTAATATGGATAATGCATCTGCCACcacattttcctttccttttctatACACTATTTTGAATTGCATCCCCATAAGTCTTGTCATTGCCTTTCTTTGCATCTCAGAGTGAAGGTTTTGTTCAGTGAGATAAGCTAAAGACTTGTGATCAGTGAGGATAATGAATTCCTACCTATGTAGGTAGTGTTTCCATTTTTCTACAGCCATAATCAGAGCCAAAAATTCATTTTCATAGATAGATAAGGCCCTATGTTTCTCCCTTAGTGCCTTGCTCAAGAAGGCAATTGGTTGACCACCTTGCATTAATACAGCTCCCACTCCTTCCCCACATGCACTAGTTTCAACAGTGAATGTGGCATTGAAATTAGGTAGAGCTAACATTGGTGTTGTTGTCATGGCCTGTTTCAACTAATCAAAAGCTTCTTGTGCTGATACACACCATTGAAAGGCTTTGTGCTTGAGCAAATTAGTAAGGGGCTTGGCTATGATCCCATACCTCTTAACAAATTTTCTATAGTAGCCTATCAATCCTAGAAAGGCTCTGAGCTCGATAAAATTTGTTGGAGTTGGCCAATGGAGCATAGCTGCAGTCTTGCTTGGGTCAGTGGCCATTCCCTGAGAAGAGATAATATGTCCCAGGTACTCAAGTTGAGATTGAGCAAATGAACACTTAGAGTACTTGAGATATAGTTGACTGTCCTATAGGGTCTGGAGGACTAACTATAGATGCTGATAGTGTTCTTCTAGAGAATTGTTGTAGATGAGAATATCATCTAAGAAGACCAACACAAATTTTCTCAAGAAGGGCTGAGGAATCTGATTCATCACACACTGGAATGTGGCTAGTGCATTAGTGAGTCCAAAGGGCATCACTTTGAACTCATAATGGCCATGATGTGTTTTGAAGGCAGTCTTGTACTCAATTGcaggcaacattttgatttgataaTACCCTGACTTCATATCCAATTTGGTAAAGAGCTTGGCCCCATACAATTCATCCAAGATTTCTTTGATAATGGGTAGTGGAAATCTGTTTTTGATGGTAATATCATTTAGCTTCCTATAATACACACAAAAATGCCAGGTTCCATCCCTTTTCTTAACCAAGAGCATTGGAGAAGCAAAAGGGCTGTGACTATGAGTGATCAGTCCAGATTGGAAGAGCTGCTTGATTTGATCTTCAATCTCTGTCTTCATTTGTGGAGAATAGTGATAAGGTCTAGCATTGATGGgtattgctcctagaattagtggTACGGAGTAATCATAACTTCTTTCAAGTGGTAGTTTTTGTGGGTCCTGAAACACAGCTGCATAGTGATCCAGTAGTTGTTGCACAATGTCAGGTAAAGGTGGGGGTTCCTCCTCTGGTGATTGAAAATTATCAGCTATTGGGGTGACAATAGCAAAAGCCCAAGTGTCATTTCCCTTGGTGGCATTGTATAACTTGGTAGCTGATATTGGTGTGGCATGTAGTGGAGATGGCAATAATCCCTATATCTTAATCTTATGGCCAAGATGTGTGAATTCCAACACTTTGTTGTTCCAATCACAAGTCATGGGGCTGTTTTGCCTCAGCCAATCAAAGCCCAATATGGCATCATAGGGTCCCATATCCAACACTATCATATCACTTGATAAGATATGGCCCTGAATGTACCAATGCAGGTTAGGAACCATCTCTGAAGTAGTAAGCCACTGACCATTTGCTAACTTAACTTTTCTAGGTGCAATGGGAACTATCTGTAATTTAGATAATTGGACAAAGTTGGAGCTGACAAAACTATGAGAGCTGCCTGAGTCTAATAGTGCCAACATCACCTTGTCCTGCAATTGTGTCTTGAGCTTGATAAAGTTGTCTGAATCAGTGGTGGTGTGAGCATTCCGAGACAACTGACAAAAGTTTTTAGCTAAGGCATATTCCACGGCTAGGTGATTCAGCATTTCTTCAGTAATTTCCTCTTTATCCAAATCATTCACTACCAAAGCATTGACCTGAGGTTTGTGTTTCTTGGGGCAAACATCTAAGTGACTAGGCTCATATTTATCCCCATAGGCAAAGCACAAATTGTTGGCTCACCAATAATCCCTGAGTTGCCTAATTCTCTGCATAGTGAAAGGATTggtgatgggataagtctcatgtgtgggctggtctttgtgaggctgtgctggtcacatggtccttgtggctgcatggtctgtttttaggacagcatcttagactagaggacaacatcttagaggacagcatcttagactagaggacagcatcttagaggacagcatcttagcatctaggacatcatcttagactagcatcttggcatatgcttggctggctagcagcctataaatatgtacccccaacccctcaggttggtatggcatttggaaataaaccagaaatttgccccaactcctagtgtcatcctctctcgacgagagtaagaattctgctactaccaagagtaagaattcagcgaccaacaactggtatcaaagccatattatcctgtagcctgagcatctcctgctcatcttctttcccagcctcgcaacagccccagctaagagcagcagcagctccggccgctcctgctcacccCTCTCCCTCTATGCCTCGTCTGAagtagccctctccccacgcagcagcaccCCAGTAGCGCGTTATGTCTGTAGGGCactctcagcgctcggtcgccttgagcacgcggcgtcggcaggaggccgaacttaccgtggtagaggaacgcgagcgagcggcggcagagaccgccgcggcggcggcaagggcgtcgaggctggtagCGGCAGAGCTGGCAGTAgctagagcggaggcggaagcaacGGCGGTGACGGATGCAGCGCGTGTAGTGGCAGCAAAGGTCGAGGCCTTGCGCGGCAGCATCAACAACTCTATTTCTACTGACGACAGTGCTGACGCAGACCTCGAGttgctggggagggaggcaggACAAGCACGGGCGGCGTAGTGGACAGCCCACACACCCATGAGCACGGTCGTAGCCTTGATAGGCGTGGACGCGCTAGTggcgctcctagaggaggcgcgcacggcaacggtggcggacgggtcgatagAGAGCATGGCCTTcataggcagcgtggctctctctccccggatcggtaccatgGTTACCACAGGCTCCAGGCTGTCGTTAGGGACGTCGGCCCcgacggtgggtggcctaccttcaccaagaccaactacgtcaagtgggctgcggtgatgagggtaaagctctaggtgcggcacatgtgggaggcaatCCGATACggtgacgtcgactacgacctagatcgacgggcgctggatgccctcatcgctgcagtcccgcccaagatgcagttctcgcttaccaacaagcggactgccaaggaggcttgggatgcCATCACtgtggcacgcatcggcagcgaccatgtctgcaagtccacactgcaggcacttcgcatgGAGTGGGAGAACCTAGCCTTCAAgctaggtgaggacgttgatgactttgttctctgtctcaacactctgttgtagaagatggtgcagttcggcgatgacacctacggcgaggagagagttgtcgaaaagctcttccgctgcatcCCCAAgcagtacaagcagatggctcgctcgatcgagtctctattggatctctccacgatgtcgatcgaggaggcgataggtcgcctcaaggtcattgacagcgatgagccacagtccctctcgaggcccatcaccactggcgggaagctccttctcactcgggagcagtggcttaccagccaaggtgaccggaagaaggggggCCTTCTTCCGTGACAGGCGGTCGCAAGTGTGGCAAGCTGCACAAGGCACGCAGAGCCTCCCAGGCTGGGGCGTGAGGACGTGccaagggtgatgcccgcggagggaCCTAGGGCGGCGCCACCGGCAGGCACAAGCCAGCATGAGACGACGCCTGCCACAACtatggccagcttggccattgggccaaggactgtcgatagCCACGatgcggccaggcccacgtcgcacagacaGAGGAGGAGCCAGCTCTGTTCATGGCATaggcaagcatcgagctacctccagtggCACTGGctgcagcggctctcctccaccttgatgagccaaaagcacacgccctcctcggcaaTGGCTCCGGTAATGACAAGACTGATGGGTGGTGCCTTGACATCGgcaccacccatcacatgaccggtcgacagaagttcttcaccgagcttgactctagcatctgaggctccatcaagtttggggatgcctctggCATGGAGATCAAGGGAGtcagctccatcatcttcaccgccgtgtctggtgagcacaggctgctcactggagtctactacatccccgtgttgaggaactccatcattagCTTGGGATAGctagatgagaacggttcgcgtgtggtggttgaggatgtagtcatgaggatttgagatcgccgtcgtcgccttcttgccaaggtatccagaagcacaAATCGACTCTacatccttaacgtgcaggtggcacaacccctctgtctcgctgctcgtcgggatgacgaggcgtggcagtggcacgagcgcttcgggcaccttcacttcgaggccctaaagcggctcagtgccatggAGATGGTGTGAGGCCTAccatgcctcgaccatgtggagcagctctacgACATCTgcatgttgacgaagcagaggtgactcccctttccccagcgggtgagcttttgagccaaggagaggctcgagcttgtgcacagggacttgtgtggcccagtGACACtagccacaccgggaggacgacgctacttcctgttgctcgtcgacgacctctcctgctacatgtgggtgatggtcctcggcagcaagggagaggctgtggACGCCATCAGGCACTCGCAGGCTATAGCGGAGGCgaagtgcggccgcaagctgcgcgtgctacgCATCGACAATGGTGGCAAATTCATAGCAGCTGAATTCGTGTTGTACTGTGCTGATGAGGGCATTCAACGCCACTACTCTGTGCCATACAGCCCGTAGTAGAACGGCGtcatcgagcggcgcaaccagacggttgtggggatggcttgggcccttctcaagcaaagggggatgccggctgtcttctagggagaggcggtggtggcgatcatctacatcctcaaccgctcacctaccaaggcgctcgatggcaggacgccgtacgaggcttggcatgggcgtaagttgacggtctcccacttgcgggtctttagCTACGTCGCGtttgccaaggagcttggccacattagcaagctcgacgacaggagcacttcgggagtgttcatcggctacacaGAGGGCttgaaggcctaccgcatcctcgacctgaAGACACAGCATGTGCGCACGGCGTGcaacgttgtgttcgacgaagggcgaggatgggcgtgggacaaggcggtggatgacggctcggctccgaagtacgtccacttcgagggagctgggggagtaggcagctcttcttcgatgATGGAGAACCTTCTTAGCGACCAGCCGGTGgcgggaccggtgcctcatgacctggaggcgtagttgcaccttgcgtgtgacgatagcgagcctcggtcgtttgcagaggccgagagacacgcggcatggcgcgctgcgatgtagttggagatggatgcggtcaagaagaaccgcacctgggagcttgctgaccttcctcgtggtcaccgcgcaatCACcgttaagtgggtgtacaagctgaagagggatgaagccggcgccatcatcaagcacaaggctcgcttggtggcacgaggtttcgtgcagcaggaggggttgACTTCGACGACGCTTTTGCTTCCGTGGCAcagatggagtccgtgcgactcctccttgtgCTAGCTGctcaggagggctggcgtgttcatcacaaaGACGTCAAGtcagcgttccttaacggcgacttaaaggaggaggtctacgtgcaccatcCGCCAGGATTTGCGATCCCtagcaaggtgctccgcctgcgcaaggccctctatggcttgcgacaggcaccgagggcgtggaatgccaagttggatccaCGCTAAAGGGATGGGCTTCGAGctagcccgcacgaggcggccatctaccgatggGGTAGTGGAGGAAAtactctgctggtgggtgtctacgtcgacgacttagtgatcaccggcaccaaggatgcagaGGTGGCGGCataaaggaagagatgaaggccaccttctagATGAGTGACctagggcctctctccttctatcatggaatcgaggtgcaccaggatgactctgggatcatgcttcgacagaccgcctacgccaagcgcgtcgttgagctagctaggCTCAttgactgcaacccagctctcactccgatggaggagaggctgaagcagAGCCACGACAGCACgatggaggaggtggacgctacgcagtaccggcgtcttgtggggagccttcgctacctcgcccacacacggctgGACTTGcaattctccgtcggctacgttagtcggttcatgcagcgaccgacgacggagcaccagcaggctgtgaagaggatcatccgctacgttgcggggactctcgatcattgcctctactaccctaggtgccctggggtgGCACACTTTgttgggtacagcgacagcgaccacgccggcgacatcgacaccagcaagagcacgagcgggatcctcttcttcctcggcaagtgcctcgttaactggcagtcggtcaagcagcaggtggtggccctgtccagttgtgaggccgagtacatagcggcctccaccgcttcaactcaggcgctctggctcgctcgactgcttggtgatctcctcggcagagacactagagcggtggagcttagggtggacagcaagtccgctctggccctggcaaagaaccccgtgttccatgaacgcagcaagcacatccgggtgaggtaccacttcatccaaggctgtttggaggaagggagcatcaaggcgagctacatcaacaccaaggaccagcttacgaacctgctcaccaagccccttgggaggatcaagttccttgagctctgctcctggaccgggatggttcaactttcccataGGACGACGCataagacttagggggagaatgatgggataagtctcatgtgtgggctgatctttgtggggctgtgctggtcacatggtccttgtggctgcatagtctatttttaggacagcatcttagattagcatcttggcatatgcttggctggctagcagcctataaatatgtaccccaacccctcaggttgacaTGGCATTtgaaaataaaccagaaaattgccccaactcctagtgtcatcctctctcgacgagagtaagaattctgctactaccaagagtaagaattcagcgactaacaactggtttGAGGATGGAGCTCAGCTCTCTGTTGTGCCTGAGCACGAGGAGGTTGAGGTCTGGCATAtttgggcctgttcgcttgtctgaattctggaggaatttggatggtttggaggaatgctggaggaatttgtgagagaaaaacactgttccggatgaaaaaaaataagtagatcaagccgggtttaagggcacacgAACGGGGCCTTTGGCAATCACTGCAGCCCTGTCCACAGTGACTAGGACATGGGGCTCCACTGCAGCTATAATTTCTTCCTTGAGACCCTCCACATGCTTAGTGGCAAAGAACAACTCATCATAATGACAGTTATGCATGGTTATATCAAATTGGAGAGACGATTGAAATGCAATTGTATATTCTTCCACAAACCCTGTTTGTTTGATGTTTAACAACTCAGATATTGCTGTCCTAAAATCATCAGCTCCAAATTTGGTTTGAATCAACTCACATAATTCTTTCCACTGAGGAATGACATGGTTTTGCTTATAGGCTTGCCACCACTTGGCTGCATTGCCCTCCAAATGCATTACTGCAGCATTGACTTGCAAGGTTGTAGGGATGCCATAAATAGTAAAGTAGTTGTTGCAATTGTCAAACCATATCTTGGGGTTGGATCCATCAAACTTTGGGAAGTGCATTTTGGGTAGGGTGTGGTGGGGTAAAGTTTCGGTTCTTGGGGGGTCTTTGTGAGTTTTAGGAGGAGCTTTGGAAGTTCCAGGCTTGGACTCATCTTTGTTTTTGCCGAACGCATTCTCAAAAGAGGGAGCATCTTCAGATAACAGTGATAAGACATCAGAATGTTCAGAATTCACCTCATTTTCCATTTGTCGCAGCGTTAAAGCAGCAACTGCAGGCCCATTAGCTTGCACCTGCTGAGAAATGATGTGCTGAGCGTCCTTGATCTCACTGttctccttcttcatctcctgCTGGATCAGGCCAATATTGTTCACCGTGGTGAATAACAAATCAAAGTTGTCCATGACCTGATCCCATCGTGTCCTGTCCTCATCAGTATTCTTCAACATAGCGTCGAGAATGAATGATGTCTGCGCCGAGGGCTTTGGAGGAGCCGTTGTGAAGATGAACAGAATCGCGCAGATGGAGTACTGTCAACTGGGTGCAGCAATAGGTTCGGTAATCACCTCCCCTATGATCTGCAGCACCCAATTCGCCGACTACGCCTGGAAGTGAGGCTCCACCAAGGGATTTTACACAGAGACAAGGCCCTGCAACCCAAGTGGAAGGACACTTCCCTGCCCACACCTCCGCCACAGCAATCGAACACGGATGCTACGGAATTTTACACGAGAACCTGTCCCGCAACCCTTGCCGCAACCTTTGTTTGAGTGACTGAATGTAATTTGGGAGCCTGAATTGATGTGCTCACCAGGATCACGCCGCCGATCCACAAGTCGATGCCGAACCCCAGTCAAGCGGATGAGCCCAAGATGTAGGAGATGGAGCGTTGGATCGCGCAGTAGACGAAGGCTGCGGCTAACCCGATTCCACCAAAGGGTGGACCTACGGGAACCCCAGCACGACACCGCGCGGATGCCATCGGGAATCGACCCGCCACCCGGAATTACGAATCGCGATCTAAGCCGGACGGAAATGAAATCGCTACAGCAAGCGCTTACCAACTTGAGGTAGTGGATCTTAGTGTGGTTGTTGGTGGAGTCGCTGGTTCGTCAGAGATGCGCAGATGCGTCGATCTGGAGCCACCGCCGCCCCAGATAACTAGCAGAGAGACGAAGCTGAGGAAGCCCGCCGCCCACGCCGAGGAAGGATAGTCTCCGATACCACCTGTCACGCCCCTTGGCCGCCGTCGACATGAGGAGATCGAGAGCGATACACGGGAGATGGGGAACGGAGGAGGAATCTTCCTCTGTTCGATTCTGTTTTTCAGATAAGCAATAGTGTTCACCGTCATTACAGagttggcttataagccacagccACGGCctatggcccacatgtcataAGCTTGATTATTACAAAACCTAAATGACGTTTCTCCAAATAGAAGGCGCCTTCTTCTCTGTTTGTCTTCTTCACTCCCTTGTGGTGTTGGGCCTGACATGTCCCGAGGCCGGGTGGGCAGCGGATGGGGCAGAcgctggtggcggcggcgatgtgGGAGACATGGGGTCGTGGGGAGGCGGTTCAAGGCGTGTGGTGGGGTGGGCACGGCAGATTTTTTTCGCGGGTCAATGTAATTAGGGGTAGGCAGTCGGATTAGTCCAATCTGACAATAACAAGTGATCCGTTTTCGCTGTAGAGATGTAGAGATAGAGCTTTGCCGGTAGGACGTGCGCGTGGGACTCGCGCGGCGTACAAAAGTTTGCACGTGGTGGGCACACGAGAAATCTTGGTTAGCTGCGGCCCGCCCCACTTGCATGCACCCTTTCTGGGCCGTAGCCCGCCGATCCGCCTATAATCTACATCCCGGATCGTTACTCCTCGCACTACGAGATTCTCCTTTTTTTTATGGAAAAGAAAACTACGGAAGGGAGGGATTTATTGTTTCTTTTCAAACGTTGctaatgttgcatgtgttttaaaaCTCGTAGTTGACGTCGGATCGGCTCTCGCTGTCAATAGCAACGCAAACACAGAAATAGACACAAGAGAACAATTGTGGGATTATTCTCTACCGCCTTTTGGATATTGATAATTCCCTATCCTCTCGACTGCTCACTCCCGCAGcgcccgccccctccctcccctctgCGCGACCTCCATACGACCCCGCACTCCCCAACGACCCCGCTCCCGCTCCCCCTACCAGAGACGAGGACGACGGCGGTGGCTCTGACGAGGTAGGTCGGTTCTTCTCTAGATCTgagtcctcctccacctctggatctgagccctcctcctcctgctcctctggatctgaggacgcgacagtggctagggttccgaCAAGCTCTAGGATCCTATTTTCTCCTTCCTCCGGTGAGCTTGAAGGTGATGGGCCAGGGGctgtttatgttttttttttctgtttctcCCCGTATTGCAATGAGTGTTTTGGgatgttgcaacagatgattttcgAATGTTGTAATGGGATTTTTGGGTCGTTGCAACAGATGTTTTTGcaatgttgcagtacataatttttgATACTATAGCACATAAATTTCGACGTTGCATACatattttttcgatgttgcagtacatgtttttcgatgttgcagtacatatttttcgatgttgcagagCATATTTTTCgttgttgcagtacatattttttgatgttgcagtgcatgttttcaatgttgcTCCGCATATTTTTTTCGATGTTGCGGTATTTATACCCagatgttgcactacatagttttttCCATAGTTTTGCAATGTTGCAGTTGAAGTGTTTCATGCTCTTTTAGGACAGGGGTGCGTTGGGGAACAGGGGACAAGGGCGCGGTGGGGAGCTGGGACAGGGGTGGGTCTCATTCTATTCTGTTTCATGCGCGGGGGCGGGCGGGCGTAAGGGACCTGCGTCCG belongs to Miscanthus floridulus cultivar M001 chromosome 4, ASM1932011v1, whole genome shotgun sequence and includes:
- the LOC136548186 gene encoding uncharacterized protein, with the translated sequence MVPIRGERATLPMKAMLSIDPSATVAVRASSRSATSASTPIKATTVLMGVWAVHYAARACPASLPSNSRSASALSSVEIELLMLPRKASTFAATTRAASVTAVASASALATASSAATSLDALAAAAAVSAAARSRSSTTVSSASCRRRVLKATER